CATCAATATAATGAATTGTAACTCCTGATTTTTTTTCACCATTTTTTACAACTGCTTGATGAACAAAACTTCCATACATTCCAGCTCCTCCATAAATTGATGGTAAAATTGCAGGATGAGTATTTATAATTTTTTTAGGGAAGGCTTTTAAAAGATTTTCCTCAATTTTTTTCATAAATCCTGATAAAAATATATAGTCACACTCATAATCTTTTAAAATTTGAGTTATTTTCAAATCAAGATTTTCATCTGGATAAAGTTTTGAATTTACAATAAAACTATCAATTCCATATTTTTTTGCTTTATTTATTACTCCAGCACTACTATTATTTGTAATAATTACACAAACTTTTGCATCTAAAATTCCATCTTCTATTGCATTTTGTATTGTTTCAAATCCACTTCCATTATATGAAGCTAATATTCCTATTTTTTTTATCATATTTTTCCTTTTTAATTTTTTAATCTTTGAGCATGAGTTAAAGCAATCGCAATAGCATCAGTTATATCAAGTGGTTTTATCTCTTTTTTTATTCCTAAAAGTTTTTTAACCATAAAAGCTACTTGCTCTTTTGCTGCTTTTCCATTTCCAGTTACAGCTTGTTTTACTTGAAGTGGTGTATATTCTGCAAAATTTCCATAATTTTGTAATATTTTAAGAGAGATAGCTCCTCTAAATTGTGCTAGTTTTATAACAGTTTTTGGATTAAAAGCATAAAACATATCTTCAACTGATACTTCATCAATTTTATGAGTTTTAAATATCAAATCTATACCTTCTGTCATTTCAACAATTTGCTCTTGTAAAACTGTTGTTTTTATTTTTATAAGTCCAGCTTCAATTAATTTCAAATCTCTTCCACTTTTTTCAATAACTGCATAACCACAATTTCGTGTGCCTGGGTCTATTCCTAATATTTTCAATATTTCACTCTTTTATAAATTATTTTATTCACATAAATAAAAACACCATTATATCGAATGTTTTATATATTTATTTAATTAAAAGATAAA
The Aliarcobacter faecis genome window above contains:
- the ruvC gene encoding crossover junction endodeoxyribonuclease RuvC — its product is MKILGIDPGTRNCGYAVIEKSGRDLKLIEAGLIKIKTTVLQEQIVEMTEGIDLIFKTHKIDEVSVEDMFYAFNPKTVIKLAQFRGAISLKILQNYGNFAEYTPLQVKQAVTGNGKAAKEQVAFMVKKLLGIKKEIKPLDITDAIAIALTHAQRLKN
- the purN gene encoding phosphoribosylglycinamide formyltransferase, which encodes MIKKIGILASYNGSGFETIQNAIEDGILDAKVCVIITNNSSAGVINKAKKYGIDSFIVNSKLYPDENLDLKITQILKDYECDYIFLSGFMKKIEENLLKAFPKKIINTHPAILPSIYGGAGMYGSFVHQAVVKNGEKKSGVTIHYIDENYDEGETILIKELELNADETAETLETRIKDLEKIAIVKAFKKVLA